Within Nitrospiria bacterium, the genomic segment CCAAAGAATTCACAAAGCTGCTGACCTCGGCCTACGCCACCACAGCCCTCTTCGGCGGCATCCTGTTATTCTGCCTGATCGGCTTCTACCCGAAACTCTGGAACTACATGACCGACATCTTTTTCCCGACCTTCCTGATTTACGGTTTGCTTTTTCTTTTGGAGACGCCCACGCTCTACCTCTACTGGTACGGCTGGGAGTCGATGCAGAACCGCAAATGGCTTCATCTCTTTCTGGGTCTTCTTCTGAACATCTTCGGATTCCTGATCATGATCGTCTCGAACGCCTGGGCCACCTTCCAGGCCTCGCCTGTCGTCCTGACCGAATCGTTGGGCTACTGGGGGAAAGTCTGGGCGGCCGTGAACAATCCCACCTGGTGGCCGGTCAACATCCACCGCTTGATCGCCAACGTCGTCCTGGGCGGCTTCATCTGCGGCGCGTATGCCGGCATCCGGTATCTCGGATCGAAGACGCGGGAAGAGCGCGAGCATTACGACTGGATGGGCTACGTCGGAAATTTCATCGGAATCTTCGGGATGCTGCCGCTGCCCTTCGCCGGCTACTGGCTGATGCGCGAGATCTATCAATACAACCAGCAGATGGGCATCACGCTGATGGGCGGTTTCCTTTCCTGGCTCTTCATCCTTCAGGCGATGCTGATCGGCGTCTTATTCCTCGGCGCGAACTACTATTTCTGGCTGGGCTTGATCCACCGCTTGGAGGCGGGCGTCCAGTACCGCAAGCAAATCATCGCCATGCTGGTCGTGCTGGTTCTGGCCCTCGGCGTCTGGATGACGCCGCACAGTCTCGTGGCGAGCCTTCAGGAGGCCCGCTTGATGGGCGGGACCCATCATCCGCTTTTGGGCGTCTTCGGCGTGATGTCGGCGAAGATGACCGTGGTCAATATCATCATCCTGGTCACCTTCATGAGTTTTTTGATTTATTGGCGGGCCGGAAAGCAGGCCACGGTGACCTGGGCGAAGGGCGCGGTCGTCGGCGTGAATGTTCTGTTTTTTCTGGCGGCCATCGCCGTGATCATCCTGGGGGTCTGGGGCTATTTCGTGCCGGCGATCATCCGGATCAATTACTTTTCGACCTCCCAGGTTTTGATCGTGTTGGCGGTTTTGCTCTCGGCCACGCCGCTGATCGGGGCGGTTTTGAAGAGCGCGAAAACGACGAAGGAGATGAAATGGGGCGTCATGCCGGCCAAGGCGCAGTATGCCCTGGTCCTGAACGCCACCGTCATCGTCCTTTTGATGACGCTGATGGGCTACGCCCGGTCTTCTTCGCGCCAGTACTGGCATATCTTCGGCGTGATGCGGGACACGTCCCCGTACGCTTATTCCCCCGCGCTGGGATACGCGGCGGTTTTCATGTCGCTCAACACGTTTTTATTTTTCCTGCTGGTGTCGTTTATCTTCGGGGTGGCTTCCCTGGGGCCGAAGGACCACGCAACGGCGCGCGCGAAATAGGCCGGAACGGACGGGGCCGGAGGCCGGGAGACGGCCGCGGGCCGTCCACACGAGGGGTTGAGGGAGAAGGTTTCGATGCGACAATACTTTAAAGTGCTGCTCTTCGTTGCGGCCTTTCTGGCTCTCTTTGCATACATCGGATTGCAGATCCCGCAGCAGGCGTCGCTGCCGCCGGAAGTGGAAAAATTCGATCCCTCGCTGATCAAGACGAAGGCGGACTTGGTCCGGATCGGGCAGAAGATGTTCTTCGGGAAGGGACAATGCGCCCTTTGCCACTCCCTGAGCCCAAGCTCCACCGCCCGCTGTCCCAATCTCCAAGGGGTCGGGGGCAAGCTCACGCGAGAGTTCATCTACGAAAGCGTGACGCAACCCCAGGCCTATCTTTACATGGATTACACCTTCAGCCCGCCGAAATTCTTCCCGGCCAAGATGCCGGTGATCAACAAACCGCCCATTGATTTAAACAACAACGAACTGCTTTCGGTCATCTCCTTCATCCAGAGCCAGGGCGGCGAGGTGACGGTCGATCCGTCGGAGATCGTTCAGCCCGAATCGGGCGAGACCCTCGGCAAGACCGGGGACCCGGTCCTCGGACAAAAGGTGTTTGCCAAGATGGGTTGCGCCAAATGTCACAAGGCGGAGGAGCTGCAAGCGAAGGCCGGGAAAAAGGACGAGGCAAGCATACGCCAATTGATCCTGGATCCGTATGCCGGGGTCGCCGCGAACCCCAAGCCGGTCCATCAGGGCTTCGAGCAGGAATTCACGATCAAAAATTTCAACGATGTGACGGCCTACGTCGCCGGCTCCAGGCCGGGCGCGGGCGCGCCTTAACAACGCGGGGCCGCTGATGGGAGGTTCGACGAATCCATGAATGTCCTGAAACGATTGCCGATGCTGGTCAAGGCGGGGCTTATCCTGCTGATCATTTACGTGATCGTCAAGTTTGTGATCAAGCCCCCGTTGCCCTCCAGTCTCGTTTCGTTGTACATGGGCCTCGCGACGGTCGCGATCTGGATGTACCTGTCGCTCTACGACGATAAGATGGAAGAGTTCATGGGGCCGATCAAGGTTTTTCTCCGCGGATGGCGCAACGAGAACATCGGGATCACGGTCGCCCGCGTCATCATCCTGGTCGCGGTTCCCCTGTATGTGGGGGCTTCGGTCTACGCCCGGCTGACGCCGAGCGACGAGCCGCCGATCGAGCAGCGCGTCATTCATCCGGCTCCGCCGACCGAATTCGTCGGTCTTTCGAACCCGATTCCGCACACGCCGGAAAATGTCCTGGCGGGGAAGGGACTTTTCATCGCGTACTGCTCGCCCTGCCACGGCATCAAGCTGGACGGGAAGGGGCCCCAGTACAAGGGATTTAACCCGCCGCCGGCCAATTTCGACGATCCCGGAACGATCGCCCAGCTTCAGGAGTCCTATCTGTTCTGGCGCATCTCGAAGGGCGGGGTGGGACTGCCCATCGAGGGGCAGCCATGGAAGTCGGCCATGCCGCGTTGGGAAACCCGGATTACGCCCGACAACATCTGGAAGATCATCATGTTTGAGTATGAGGGTTCCGGGCATACGCCCCGCACGTGGGAATAGGTTGGGTCTTGAATAAGAATCGGCGGGCAACGCGGGCATCAGGGGCGCCGGGAGCCTTTCGAATCAAGGGTGGGGGTGCGATGACAGGGTTCAGACGAACACAGGGGATCGCCGGCGTTCTGATCGCGTTGAGTCTCGCGTGGGCGATCGGCGGTTTTCCGGCGGGCGCCTCGGCCCAGGAGACGGGCGGCGTGGTGGTCTTCTCCAAGTTGATCAAGGGGGATATCCCGGCTGAGGATCCTACGGCCGCGGTCTGGGACACGGTCCCGGCCGTGGAGTTTCCGATGAGCGCGCAGGTCCATTGGGAGCCGCGCATTTTTTCGGTGACGGTGCATGCGATCCAGGTCAAATCGGTCCACAACGACCGGCAGATGGCGATTCTTCTGATCTACAAGGATCCGACGAACGATCCGGGAGACGGGGCGGCGCTGGAATTCATGGTGGGAGACAAGAAGGCCCATTTCGCCCACGGCCAGCCGATGGCGCAGGTCGAGGGCGGGCCGGTGAACATCTGGTTCTGGAAGAATGCCGACCAGACCGTGAAGGACATGTCCGCCAAGGGCTTCGGGACGCTGGCCGTTCAGCCCCAACAGGATGTCAAGGGGAAAGGCGCCTATAAGAACGGCGAATACCGGGTGGTTTTTTCGCGATCGTTGATCGACAACGATCCGGAGGACGCCCAATTCCCTCTTGGAAAATTCCAAAACATCGCGTTCGCCGTTTGGGACGGCTCGAACAACGAGAAGGGGGCCCAGAAGGCGGTCACGTCGTGGTGGTACTTCCGTCCCGAGCCTCCGCCCGACCCCACCGTTTATGTTTATACCGGCGCGGTTGTGCTCCTGGTCGGCGCCGTGGAGTGGGTCATCGTCCGGAGGTTGCGAAGAAAGGATCGAACGGCATGAGCTATCCGAAGGTCATTCTGCCCGTCGCGGCGGGCGTCATCCTGACGATCACCGTGACGGCGTGCTCGTTGTTCGAGGATCAACATGTGGCGAGGGGCCATGAGCTGTTCGCCTATTATTGCTCCCATTGCCACGGCCCCAAGGGGCAGGGGAACGGATACAACGCCGGGAATATGGATCCTCGTCCGCGGGATTTGACCGACCGTGCCGAGCCGTACATGGCCGGGCTGTCGAACGACGACATCTTCCGTTCGATCCGCGAAGGGGTCGCCGGCGCGTTTCCGGAGGCTCAGAAGGCCGCGGCCGCCGGGGGGAAAGAAGCCCAGAAGAAAACGGAAGACGAGGAAGGCGGATCGCCGTTGATGCCCTATTGGGGATATACCTTCTCGGAGGACGAGATCTGGGATCTCGTCGCCTATGTCCGCACCCTTCACAAGAACACGGCCGAGAAGATCGTCTTCAAGGACGAGGCGGGCGCCGCGTCGAAGAAACCCGCGCTGACCAAGCCCCAGGCCCCCGCCTTTCCGGAGCCCGGCTCGTCGGAGGGCGTCAAACTGGCGGAGGAGGGGAAGCATTTGTACGAGACCAAGTATTCCTGTTCGGGTTGTCACCGGATCAACGGCAAGGGGGGACAGGTCGGGCCGGATCTTTCACGGGCCGGCTTCCGGCTGAACGCCAAGTGGATTTATCAGTGGATCCAGTATCCCCAGGCCTTCCGGAGCAACACCAAGATGCCGGCCTTCAACATGCCCGAAGCCGATGTCGAGGCGATCGTGATGTACCTCAAGACGCTTCACGCCACGAGCGCCGAATCGCCCGGCCCGCCCTTCGGCAAGGGGCCGATGTAAACCGTTTTGTAGTAATTCGTGCCCCCGCCTTCTCATCTGAAGGCGCGGCGTTTCCCCATCTTGAATATTCCGAAGTCCCTCCCCCGCGCCGGCCGGTATCTGCCGAAATATCGGCGGGTTGGGTGTCCGTACGTGACTTGCCATCCGTCCGATTTGAGCTATACTGTTTTTATCTGTCCTGCCGCGCCTTTTCATTTTTAACGCATCGTATCGGTTCTGAATGTCGTCGCCGTTGCGCAGAGATTCCGGCCTGGGTCGTATATATAGATAGGAGCCGCCCCGGAGATCGAAATGACGCCGCGTAAGAGAATCGCCCTTGCCGTATTGGCCTTGTTGATTTCGGTTTCAACGCCGGGTCTTGCGGAAACCGTCAAGATGGACCCCCTCCTCACCCTGATCACGCGGGAGGGAGCCGATCTGACGATTGCAAAAAGACACTCGAAATTGAGATACCCCCTCGGGAGCCGGGAGCCTTTGGTCGGGACGATCGTTCGCTTCCGGGGGGATCTTTCGGGCGTCGAACTCCTTGGAGGAAAAATCCGTTCGATCCTTGGAGACGTTGCGACGGTCGATATCCCGCTCGGCGCCGTCCATCCGATCTCGCGGCTTTCCAACATCGTTTACATCGAGGCGGCAAAAAAAGTCTATCCCCGTCTGGATGTCAGCGTCCCGGAAACCGGCGCCGACGGCCTTCGGGCGGGAACGCCCCCGGCCTGGACCGGAGCCACGGGGAGAAATGTGATTGTCGGGATCGTGGACACCGGGATTGACTTTCGACACCGGGATTTCAAGGATGCGGGCGGCAAGACGAGGATCCTCTCTCTGTGGAATCAGGCCGCAACGACCGGAACGCCTCCTTCCGGTTTCAGCTACGGCGCCGAATGCACGAAGGCCGTCATCGACGCGGGCGGCTGTTCGGAAACCGACACCGGCGGACACGGCACGCACGTGGCGGGCATCGCGGCCGGGAACGGCTCGGCCACCGGAAACGGCAAGCCGGCGTTCCGCTATGTCGGGATGGCCCCGGAAGCGGACGTGATCGTCGCCAACTCCCTGGACGGGAGTCTCGCGACGACCGACGCCATTTTGGACGGCATCGCCTACGTTCAGGCCAAAGCGGCGGCCCTCGGAAAGCCTTCCGTCATCAATCTGAGTTTGGGCAGCGATCTGGGCCCCCACGACGGGACGTCCGATTTCGAGCGGGCGCTTGACAACGCCTCCGGCGCAGGAAAGGTCATTGTCGCCGCCGCCGGAAACGAGGCGGACGAGAACATTCACGCCGGCGGGACGGTCGTTCAAGACGGAAGCACCGCCGTTGGGTTTACGCTTCCCTCCGGCGACCCCGGCGAAATGCTGGACATCTGGTACACCGGCGCGGATCGGATGGGGATCTCGGTCGGCAAGGGAACCTGCACGACCCCGGTCGTCAATCCGGGAGACCCGGCTTTTTCATCCGAGACGGCGTGCGGCCTGATCCAGATTGCGTCCATGGATGTCAATCCGCTGAACGGCGATCGGGAAATCGTCGTCGGCCTCTCCGGAGGCGCGAGTCCGCTGGCCACCGGGGCGTGGAGTTTCACCCTTTCCGGGATCGGCATCGCCAACGGACGCTTTGACGGCTGGTTTCAATTCTCGGGCGATCCGACCAACAATGTCCAATTCACGACCCATATCGATCCCGGCCTGACGCTCGACAATACCGGAACGGCGACCAAGCCGATAGCCGTTGCCGCGTATAATACGAAGAATACCTGGAACAGCTTATCGGGCCGATGGACCGTCCCCTCGATGGTTTTGGGGGATATCGCCTCCTTCAGCAGCCTGGGTCCGAGACGCGCCTGCAGCAACTCGGCCCAATGCCCATCGGTCCAAAAGCCGGAGATGGCCGCCCCCGGGAGCCTGATTGCATCGGCCTTCTCCAGAAATACGGCATTGTGGGATTCCAGTCAACGTGATCCGGACGGCGTCCATATTCTTGAGGAAGGGACCAGCATGGCCGCGCCGCACGTGACCGGGGCCGTGGCGCTCCTCTTGCAAGCGGCCCCCGCGTTAACGTCCGACCAGATTAAGAGTCTGCTGACATCAAACACGAAGCCGGCCGATTCCTTTACGGGCGGGCTGCCCAATACCGCATGGGGTTATGGAAAACTGGACGTCCGGGCCGCGTTTGCGTCGACGCCCAACCCGCCTCCGGGGGCCCCCGCCGCTTTGTCCGCCAAGGCGGGGAACAAGAACGTGACTTTGAGTTGGACCCCGAATACGGACCTCGACCTGGACGGCTATAACCTCTATCGGAGTCTGAAGTCAGGAAGCGGCTACGTCAAGGCGGCCTCGATCCCATACCGGAACGCTTCGATAACCGATAAGGGATTGACCAACGGGACGACCTATTACTATGTGCTCAGGGCCTTCGATACCGCCGGGAACGAAAGCGGCGATTCGGCCGAAGTGGTGGCCAAACC encodes:
- a CDS encoding ethylbenzene dehydrogenase-related protein, with the translated sequence MTGFRRTQGIAGVLIALSLAWAIGGFPAGASAQETGGVVVFSKLIKGDIPAEDPTAAVWDTVPAVEFPMSAQVHWEPRIFSVTVHAIQVKSVHNDRQMAILLIYKDPTNDPGDGAALEFMVGDKKAHFAHGQPMAQVEGGPVNIWFWKNADQTVKDMSAKGFGTLAVQPQQDVKGKGAYKNGEYRVVFSRSLIDNDPEDAQFPLGKFQNIAFAVWDGSNNEKGAQKAVTSWWYFRPEPPPDPTVYVYTGAVVLLVGAVEWVIVRRLRRKDRTA
- a CDS encoding cytochrome c — encoded protein: MNVLKRLPMLVKAGLILLIIYVIVKFVIKPPLPSSLVSLYMGLATVAIWMYLSLYDDKMEEFMGPIKVFLRGWRNENIGITVARVIILVAVPLYVGASVYARLTPSDEPPIEQRVIHPAPPTEFVGLSNPIPHTPENVLAGKGLFIAYCSPCHGIKLDGKGPQYKGFNPPPANFDDPGTIAQLQESYLFWRISKGGVGLPIEGQPWKSAMPRWETRITPDNIWKIIMFEYEGSGHTPRTWE
- a CDS encoding cytochrome ubiquinol oxidase subunit I — its product is MSSRRSRSGPFFTAGLAGALVWLLLGAGASALAQQTSGGPVEYRDIAWIGSRNMVWIVAQIHLLFAGFVLGVPIFALVCEFVGVRTKDPRYDRLAKEFTKLLTSAYATTALFGGILLFCLIGFYPKLWNYMTDIFFPTFLIYGLLFLLETPTLYLYWYGWESMQNRKWLHLFLGLLLNIFGFLIMIVSNAWATFQASPVVLTESLGYWGKVWAAVNNPTWWPVNIHRLIANVVLGGFICGAYAGIRYLGSKTREEREHYDWMGYVGNFIGIFGMLPLPFAGYWLMREIYQYNQQMGITLMGGFLSWLFILQAMLIGVLFLGANYYFWLGLIHRLEAGVQYRKQIIAMLVVLVLALGVWMTPHSLVASLQEARLMGGTHHPLLGVFGVMSAKMTVVNIIILVTFMSFLIYWRAGKQATVTWAKGAVVGVNVLFFLAAIAVIILGVWGYFVPAIIRINYFSTSQVLIVLAVLLSATPLIGAVLKSAKTTKEMKWGVMPAKAQYALVLNATVIVLLMTLMGYARSSSRQYWHIFGVMRDTSPYAYSPALGYAAVFMSLNTFLFFLLVSFIFGVASLGPKDHATARAK
- a CDS encoding cytochrome c; this encodes MSYPKVILPVAAGVILTITVTACSLFEDQHVARGHELFAYYCSHCHGPKGQGNGYNAGNMDPRPRDLTDRAEPYMAGLSNDDIFRSIREGVAGAFPEAQKAAAAGGKEAQKKTEDEEGGSPLMPYWGYTFSEDEIWDLVAYVRTLHKNTAEKIVFKDEAGAASKKPALTKPQAPAFPEPGSSEGVKLAEEGKHLYETKYSCSGCHRINGKGGQVGPDLSRAGFRLNAKWIYQWIQYPQAFRSNTKMPAFNMPEADVEAIVMYLKTLHATSAESPGPPFGKGPM
- a CDS encoding c-type cytochrome — encoded protein: MRQYFKVLLFVAAFLALFAYIGLQIPQQASLPPEVEKFDPSLIKTKADLVRIGQKMFFGKGQCALCHSLSPSSTARCPNLQGVGGKLTREFIYESVTQPQAYLYMDYTFSPPKFFPAKMPVINKPPIDLNNNELLSVISFIQSQGGEVTVDPSEIVQPESGETLGKTGDPVLGQKVFAKMGCAKCHKAEELQAKAGKKDEASIRQLILDPYAGVAANPKPVHQGFEQEFTIKNFNDVTAYVAGSRPGAGAP
- a CDS encoding S8 family serine peptidase translates to MTPRKRIALAVLALLISVSTPGLAETVKMDPLLTLITREGADLTIAKRHSKLRYPLGSREPLVGTIVRFRGDLSGVELLGGKIRSILGDVATVDIPLGAVHPISRLSNIVYIEAAKKVYPRLDVSVPETGADGLRAGTPPAWTGATGRNVIVGIVDTGIDFRHRDFKDAGGKTRILSLWNQAATTGTPPSGFSYGAECTKAVIDAGGCSETDTGGHGTHVAGIAAGNGSATGNGKPAFRYVGMAPEADVIVANSLDGSLATTDAILDGIAYVQAKAAALGKPSVINLSLGSDLGPHDGTSDFERALDNASGAGKVIVAAAGNEADENIHAGGTVVQDGSTAVGFTLPSGDPGEMLDIWYTGADRMGISVGKGTCTTPVVNPGDPAFSSETACGLIQIASMDVNPLNGDREIVVGLSGGASPLATGAWSFTLSGIGIANGRFDGWFQFSGDPTNNVQFTTHIDPGLTLDNTGTATKPIAVAAYNTKNTWNSLSGRWTVPSMVLGDIASFSSLGPRRACSNSAQCPSVQKPEMAAPGSLIASAFSRNTALWDSSQRDPDGVHILEEGTSMAAPHVTGAVALLLQAAPALTSDQIKSLLTSNTKPADSFTGGLPNTAWGYGKLDVRAAFASTPNPPPGAPAALSAKAGNKNVTLSWTPNTDLDLDGYNLYRSLKSGSGYVKAASIPYRNASITDKGLTNGTTYYYVLRAFDTAGNESGDSAEVVAKPAPPAIVGSNSTGGCGRIQFTDDNRPGAGTVAGDFLILLSMLVYLYVKRNMRRSTRPVRNERPVPY